TCCAAGTATGGCGCTGAGGTCTGAGCCCAGAGCTGCTTCCAATGGCGTCTGGGTTGAGCCTTGGCTCCCTGTTCTCTCTTGGAGGAGACAGATATACCAGAGAAGGCTGGTGTCGCCTCCACGCGGAGGTGACAGAGGTGACCACAGGCAGCTGCCTGGCCTGCAGACTCGATGAAGTCCAAGTAGGACCCGTATTACTGGGAGCCCAGCCCAGCTGTGGCTCAGCTGGGAGGCTCGGGGGAGAAGCACCTTGGCAGAGCTTGCTCTGCACCTGCTTGGCTACTGTAACGGGGCTTCCAGTCAGTGGGACACCGAAGGGAGAGGGCAGCCGTGGGCAAGAGGACGCAGTGGGGCTACCATCATCAGGCTTCTGAGACTGAGAATCTCAAGGTAGGTAGATTCACCAGAACATGCAGCCTAGAACTAGGGAGAAAGGCCAGGGCTCTGGACCACCCGGGCGGGCATCCGGGCATGCTCAATTCCCACCCTTTCCTGGACCTGAAgaacggggggcgggggggggcaaGGTGGGATGGTTCTGGGGAGACAGCTGCTCCTCACTCTTAGCACAGGATCCACCTGCTTGGCTTGATGTCCCAGAGTGGGACACTCACTATCTCATGGCTAACAAATGATTGTCCCTTTCCATCCACGCTGTCCCAGAAGCACTCAGCACTAATCATGGATTGGATCCTGGAGACAGAAGACAAGAGCTCAAGGGAAAGAGACCTGACAATGACCCGTAGTCACCACGAGTGTCTCTGTCACCACTGACACCGTGGCTGCCCTGTCGTCTAGAGAGAGCCTGAAGGCTTGCCTCAGCTCTGTTGGCCTCCCTGGCACCCTCCACACATCTCTATTCTGTTGCATCTCTGAGGTGTCAGGagtccagcaaggctccaccagTGGGGCAGACAGAGGGAGACCTGGGGTGGCTCACCTTTTGCCACAGGTTGGCCCCCGGGTCATACACATAGACCTTCTTGGTGTTGTCACCGATGAGATACAGGGCTCCATTGAGGGCAGCACAACGTGGAGAGGACAGGTACTTAGGCAGGAAAGGTGAAGCGATGACACTCCACGCATCTGCAGGGCACGTGGATAGATCACCTCACCAGGAGGAGGGGACGGCTCCTCACTGGGGAAAGTCATGAAGGGCTCCGAGCGGAAGCCTCCAGAGCCACAGCACACTCTGCCAATGGAACCAGCCTGGGGCAGTGTGCTGTAACAAGCCTGGGGTTGTCCCTTTATAGCAGGCAGGAGGGACGAGGCTTTGACCTGGCCACTGTCCTACCTCAGTCCCACAGGTTGCTGGGAGCCCCTGAGCCTCTGCATCTATCCAGCCCACATTTCCCCACGTGGTTCTCTTCTGCCAGGTCCAGAAACAATagcctccccccagcccccaaccGCTGAACCTGTCACCTCAGGAATACAGGCCACCGGAGAGGCCTTCCTACCTGTCACGGGGCTGTAGCACTGGAGAGCTAGCATGTTGTACTTGCAGGCACTGGAGCCCACCAGGTAGAGGCGGCCCTGGCAGCTGGCAGCCGAGAAGTTGCTGACATACTTGGGGGCTGGCCTGACAGGAGCCCAGCTGTTCGTATAGGGATCATAGCGTTCTACTTCTACGGCGTCCAGGGCGGTGCCTGTGGGAGGATGTCGTAACTGGTAGGAGCCGGGCACTGGGGTCTAGGAATAGGAGAGGGTCCTGCAAGCTGAGCCTCTGGATGTTCCAAGGCAGCAAGGATGGCTCTAGAGCTCCAGGAAATGAGGATGAATGGAGGGCATAGGACCTTGGGATTCTGTGGCCTGGGTCCTCTCACCCAAGACCACACCCAAGAGGTGATATATATGGAGGTGGGATTCTGGGCACTGGGCCCCAGGGCCAGTTCTAGGAGATCAGGTAAGACATAAGACTATGGTGACAGCCCCTCAGCGGAACGGGTATGCCAATGGTGAGAACTTATTGTGGAGTATGTTTCCTAGTCTAAGCTTCTGTGAGACTCTGGGGACCCCAAGGTGCCTGGGACTTGGagagtatgtattttctttgctttctggcCAGGAACACGGCAATTCTTTGAGAATCTGCCTCTCCTCGACCCAGTCTATCAGACATTGGAAGCAGCTTCCAggctgctttttattttaatattttaatattcataacCGGCACCAGGATGTCTGGATGAAGAAGCATGAGGCCGATAGGCACCTGAAGGTCACTGTGGGTCATTCACCTCAGAGGCTTGCAGTGACCCTGAACTGAGGGCCTAATCCCCAGTTCCTGGGTGTGTGTGATCATTCCTGCTGGCCCTGGGGCTCCAAGTCCTCCAGGATAGGAAAACAGGGGCTGGCTAGTTCCTGGCTACCCAGGATGCCCCAGCCAGGGGTTCTGAGGACTATCAGTTTGGGGCTCACTGACTCCCCAAAGGCAGAGGGCTCTCCCTGGTAGCATCCAGCGATGGCATGGGGTAGGGACCTGTGGCCCTAGGAACAAAGGGTGTGTGTGGTGATGGGGGCGAAGGCCTTACCACCGATAGCATAGATCTCTCCATTCAGCGCTGTACTGGCATGGTTCGTGCGGGCCTTCAGCATGGGTGCCACAGGCTTCCAGAGAGCTTCCTTCAGCGGGAAGCACCAGGCTTGGGTGGTCGACCAGGTATCTGTTTTGGTGCCCCGTGAGCCACCTGTCAGAGAGTTCAGTACACAGTGGTGGCTCTTAGCACTCGTCAGTGGACTCTGGTTTTTTAGCTTATTTatctgttttaaaattatgttgtttttatgCTTGTTTTTTAAGTTAGACTGACCTcgagcttctgatcctcctatctCTACCTCTGGAGATCCCTCACTTTTAGATGTGTAGAAAAGTTTGGAATGTCTTAGGAGACCTCCCAGGATTCTATTAGGTGGGAGAGTTGATTTGAGGGTCCCGTGTGATATCAAGTTGATCAGgatgtccctaggagctctggaccACCCACCTGTGACGTAGACATCACTGTTGAGTGCGGCCAGGGAGAATCCCCACTTGTGGTAATCGGGGAAATCCGGAAGTGCCATCCACTGCcctggtggagagagagaggcggaGGGTCAGAAGGCTGTCCTCCTGTGGGTCCcctgctcccccacctgccctgGTGTCTTTCAGGAACTGGCTGTAGAAATGTCCCCCTCACTAGTGGGGACAAAAAGGGTGGGGTAGAGACAGCCTGGGGTGTCCTGGCTCATTGTACTCCCCCGCAGTGCCAGCCTGGGGCCCAGACTAGACAAGTGTGGCCCAAGGATGTAAAACGTAGTCCAGGACCTGCAGGCTGTCGTCACTCCTACCTGAAGCTCACCTCACTAACCCTAAAGGAACGTAGCCCACCTCAGTCACCGGAGGTATCGACTGCATGTGAGCATCACTAGTAGGCAGTAACACACTTGTTCACTCCTACATTTATCTGTCTATCCCAAGCCTCCCCATttccaaggcagccaggagatCTGGAGAATGAGATACCAGCCTTGCAGCAGTAGAGCGAAGTCCAAACCCTGCCTTACAGGTGCCAGTTGTGTGAGTTTAGACAAGGCCCACCCCTGGGGTCCCTGTCTATAGAATGGGGAGGAATTGGacaagagagatgactcagcctgCGACGACACTTGAGATGGAGGTTGGtggtctgagtttgatccctagatgCCACGTGATAGGAGATTGACCGACTCCCACGAGTCGTCCTCTGACTCTCACCTGTGCACCGTGGCACACATGCTCCCCCCCCCATCAATAAATAAGTgtaaaacacaaatttaaaaaggCGTGAGATGAGTGATAGACGGGACACGCCCACTGGCAGTGGCTGGTAAGCTGTTCTCACTGTTGTCACTGTTGTGAGGGACAGAGTGATGGGGAATGTTGGGAAAGAAACCATCATGAGACCAGAGGCGTGGGAAACCCGAATCCTGTGAATGGACTCCTTGAAGGTGTTTGTGGGAGATCAGGCCCTGGGGAAGTCCCCTGGACTGTGGACTGTTTATGACACTTTGGGAACGTGTAGAATTCTAGGGCTCATGGTGAGCCAAGAGCCTGGCACCGTGGGTAGGAACGGAGTGTCCCCTGATTCATGTCTGTGTCACCCCGGGATGAGGATGGCCAGccagctgctttctcctgacGTCAACCCCAAATCCCCACTATAAGCCTCTGACCTGGACCGCTGGCCTTGGGCTTCCTCAGCCCGCCAGAGCTGATGCGGTGGTGTTGGCGACCTGCCTCGGGCCTGGAGCCAACCAGCCCTCATCAGTACTTTCCCAAGAGCTCTCCTGGTGAGATGGCCTGTGGGGGTGCGCCACTACCCCTTTCCAACCATGGAGGGGAGGCATGGGgaacccatttcacagatgagaaaaacCAAGACATAGTCAGGGAAGTTAAACGACTTGCTCCAGGGCCAAACTGGATCCCAACCCAAATTTACTGCTGACCTATTAGCACCCTCTTGTTTTCCCCTAGAGCCTTGGTTCCCACACTGGATGCAATTGATGGGTTAGGAAGAAGTCTACCAGTAATAGTACTGTCTGGGCTAGGCCCTTTTGTCCCAGCCCCCAGGGCCTAATAAAAGAGAGGTAGAGCTCCCATCAGAGGGAAGTGGACTGACAGTATTCCCaatcttcctcccccctcctccctaaGACCACCAGGCTCCTCCTGGTAAGGTCCAAAACTCAACCTTCTGGAGTCAGCCCCCCCCCCTTCACTAGACACCTCACTGCCTGTACCCCAAGGTGGCGCATGGCTCATGTCCAGGACAAGCATGGCAGGTACTTACTGGCCTTGGTGTTGTAGAAGGCAAAGTTCCCTGTGTGGGGGCTGggctcctcaccctcctcctcctcctccagcgcCCGTCCTCCTACGACCACCAGTACCTCCTGCATCTTCTGTGGGAGGCCAGGAAGCGCCTGTGGACAGGAGCCAGGTCAGAGTGGCTAAGCCGATGTCTGTCCAGCCCGAGGGTCGGGTGTAGTCTTCTCTCAGTGCCTGTGCTTGAGGCTAGAAGGCttggtatgtgtgtacacatgcatgtgtgcatgcatctgtgagttcctgtgcatgcatgtctgcatgGCTGGACACAGTGGTGTACACCCCCCGACCCTGTGAACAACtgcacctccacacacacacacacacacacacacacacacacacacacacgtgcacaccccCACCCCGTGCACACTCCTACCCCGTGCACACTCCTACCCCGTGAAGAGCTGTGCCCCTCACCAGTCACAAAGGACTTTCTTTGGAGTCCCCTTAGGGTAGCCAGGCCTGACACTCTCGTAggacctgcctgctgcctgcccactGCCGGCATGAGCAGGGATGGAATTCCATGTGGGTTTGGTCACTCAGGAGCACTTGATGACAGCATCCAGGTCCCACAGCATCCCGCCCCATGCAGCTCTCCACCATCCTGGATTGTttgccttcctctccctccttcaacTCCTAATCTCCTCTAAGGCTCAGCTCCAACGCAGACTCCTCCAGGGAGCCCCTCCCGACTGGCAGCCCATGCCCGATGCCCCTAGCACCCTCCCAGTGGTGGCCTTgccactttgttttgtttttgtgtttgtttttggggACAGctttttctctatgtatccctggccacatgaaactcactctgtgccggccaatggtggtgcatgcctttaatcccagcacttgggaggcagaggcaggcggattttttagttcgaggccagcctggtctacagagtgagttccaggacagccagggctacacagagaaaccctgtctcggaaaactaaaaaaagaaaaaagaaaaaagaaaaagaaaaacaaactcggggctggagagatggctcagcggttaagagcactgactgctcttccaaaggtcctgagttcaaatcccagcaaccacatggtggctcacaaccatctgtaatgagatctgatgccctcttctggggtgtctgaagacagctacagtgtacttacatataacaataaataaatcttttagaaaaaaagaaaaaaagaaaaaagaaaaagaaactcactctgtaaaccaggctagtctcaaactcagagattcatctgcctctacctcccaagtgctaggattaaaggtgtgtgccaccagaaGCAGTGATGGACTTCTTAAAGGTAGAGACACTTCTAGGCTCCTCCCGCTGGCCCTCAGAGCATGGCACCCTTGAGAGATGGGTGGTGATGCTCTGTCAGGGGCAGCCCTCAGGAGGGAGTCATGCAAGATGGGGCACATTGGTGCTCTTTTCTCTCCACCCAGGTGGGGGTGCAGGggcttttcctccatttcttagGTGGAAGTCCCCAGCCTCTGACTCACCGCACTGTGGCCCTGAGACAGGGCCTCCTGACACGCCTCTGACTCCTGGATCAGTGGCTCTGTAGCGAGCAACTGCTGCACGCAGGGCCTCGGCACGGCATCGAGGTGCACCAGGCTGAGGAGCTCGGGCAGGTGGGCAGCCCGGTCCTGGGGGTCATGGCGCACCCAGCGCAGCAGGGCCTCAAGCCGACTCTGCTCTGGTTGTACCTGCAGCAGGTCGCTGGCCAGACAGGTGGCCAGCCGGTCTCTTGGCAACTGCAAGAATTCATCCTCTTGGGCCACCGCCTCAAAGTTCTCCCGCAGGAAGGCCCAGGCTTTGGCAGCCACACCCGACAGGCCTTGCTGCTCCCCAAACTCGCAGATGCCCAGACAGTTGGTAGCATCCAGCTGCTGCTGGAGGTATCGGCCGCAGACCTTCTGTACCGTGGGGAAGTACAGGCGTGAGGCGGAGCGGGTCAGTGCCTCCACGTTAGTCTGAGTGACAGTCAGCCGGCCCGTGTACACGAAGTCGACCAGCTGCCCCACGGCAGCCGGCTCTACGTCTTGCAGCTCCACGCGTGCTGAGAAGCTCTCAGCGAAGTCTCCGGCAAACATGGCGTGGAAGTAGGGGCTGTTGAGCGCCAGCAGGCTGCGGTGGCAGGGCAGCTCCTGGTCACCAACCAGCAGCGTGACATCGGCCAGCTTGGGCAGGGAGCGCAGACGCTGCAGGCCTTCCAGCATGTCTTGGGCGTGTGAAGGCAGATGAAAGTCCAGGTCATCTACATTCCTCACCATGATGCAGTGCTCACAGAGACCTTTGTAGCTCACCCTCTTTTCTGGAAGTAGTTCCTGGGGCTCCCCTGAAGACCTAAGGAGAAAAGCAGGGTCATCCGTGAGAGCTACGGTCTCTTCCACCTGGGATCCACTGTGTGACTGACTGGACATCTGCTGTCCTCACCTCTGGCAAGTGCCAGTGAGGGCCACTTTGGGAAGCCCACATCCTGTTCTATCCCAGGTCCTCAGCCCTGTGGGTAAGCCAACTGTTGCTTACACTTTATAGGGAAGAAGCTAAGGGCTAAACTATTCATGGCCAGGTAATTCGGATAACTCAGGACCACAGAGAGAAAGTCATCCCTGGGCCTTCGATCTTCCACAGTGTAGACCTCCAAGGTTAGGGAacctccctgcttccttcctgtcaGGCACCATGTTGCTGGGCAGGCCACTGGAGGTGTTTTTAGGTTTTTACTCTGCCTCATTGGCTTTTGCCACCTGTCCGCATGAGCTTGCTGAGTGATTTGGTTGGGTCAAATCTGGTCCTGTTTTCTAAGCTTCTGATGAAGAAGCTAAGGGTGAAAGGGACTGGGTCACCCTTGGGGCAGCTCCTGTGCAGTTTCCCAGGCCTCCTCCTGTGCTCACACTTAGCCTTGCAACCACTCTGCCAACCAAGTGCTGGTGTTTTACAGAGAACCCGATCCAGAGAGTTTGAGTCATCAGCCCAAGACCACAGAGCTAGGAAGCAGACGgtaaggggaggggtggggtggggtggggtggggtggggtggggtaggagggTGGCAACTGAATTCAGAGCCCGGCTTACAACTACAAAACTCAAAATATAACCACAGCAGCCTCCAGACCTGTCAGCAGATTTCACTTCTAGTCCTAACGATAGGCATGTCTGGTAATTTGCTGTAAGAAAACAGCCGAAGGTGACAGTCACTAGTCACAGTAGGGCACACCTACTATcccaaagctgaggcaggagggttaccAGCAAGCTCAAGGTCGcttgggttacagagtgagaccttgcaaaagaaaaaaatcttttttcttcattCCACATTAGAAAGAAGGGaacagacaggcagtggtggcgcacgcctttaattccagcacttgggaggcagaggcaggcagattcctgagttcgaggccagcctggtctacagagtgagttccaggacagatagctagggctacacagagaaaccctgactcaggaaaaaaaagaaaagaaaaaaaaacccaaaaaaaccaaaaccccccaaaaaaccaaaaaaaaaaaaaaaaaaaaaaaaaaaaaaaaccaaaagaagaaaaaaagaaagaaggaaagaaaaagaaagaaggaaaaaaggggaACTGAGGGAAAAGGgataaagggggaggggggacaaagGAAAGGAGGGTATACACAGGGGGCCCCCATCCTGAGGAGTCCCTCACACTGAAAGCCGCACAGTGGTAGTGTATTGCCCTCTCGGGGTACCTCACAAAGCCACCACAGTGAGAGAGCTAGCCTGGTGGATTCCTGGAACACAGAGACATCAAAGGATGAGCACTCTCCAGTGAACAGGCAAACCACAGGGCCTGTGGCAGGGGGCTGGCTGGGAGCTTGAGACCCACACCCCTATCCCTGATGCCTTCTCCTTCCCCCAGCACGAGGACCCCCCTAAGGACCTCTTCAGGAGTGTTGTCAAGGAACAGCCTTGGATCAGGACTACAAAGGGAAGCTCAGGAGACCGGTAGCCCCGAGACCCTCATACCCACCAGGAATCCATCCTGTCTAACCTCTTAGGGAGGCCTCTGGGTGGGGTTACGGTACTTTAGCTGAGGCACGTGAGAGCTGTGCCCAAGGCAACTCCCACAGGCCTTGCATTCTGGTCACTGCTGGACTCTGCCTACTGACCATAGCTACACTGGTGCAGCCAAGCCTGTGCACACTGTGTCTCCAAGGGACCTTGGAGATACCTGCGGACACCTGCTGCCCTGTAGTTCCACAGAGGCTGGAGGGTAAAGGGGGCGTTTAGAGTCTTACCAGGGCATGCTCATGCCAATGGCTTTAACACAGCCCTGCTGGTATGGCTCTGGCTGCATTCCTagaatctggcttctctctctgagGCTCATTCAGCTCCCAGGAGCCCCTTGCCTGTAAGAGGACTCTACTAAGCCTAACCGGAGCTCACCTCCTTGTAGAGCCCCTGGTCTTACCTGTTAGTAGGCTCCCTTAGGGCTCCTTGCCGAGACCATAGACCAAAGGGCAGGACTTAGGTTGAAGTGTGGGCCACAAAGGAGGCCTGCTGGGCTGGGCCGGGCTGGGCAGGCCACGTGGGAACTTAGGGGTATTTTTAGCCTCTgtatgggaggaagggaggatggtGGGGGGAGGAGTGAGGTCACAGCTCTTCGAAGACTGTCTCCTCTGAAAGCCCACACGGTCTATAACACACAGGAGACCTCTGGGTTACCTGAGGGCTAGATTGGACAGTAGGGAACTTGAACAAGTCGGTGCTTTGACTTCTCCTGGGCAGTCAGGCTGAGGTGGGATTGCTGAGAATGCGAGACATGCAGGGTGGAGACAGCAGGAGCCCGTGCTGGTGCCTGTGGGGCCATAGAAGGCTGCTTCACACTGTACTGACAGGGACCCAGACAGCCGTGGTCCCTCTGTGGAGTGGGACAGTCACATCGTGAGTAAGCACAGGTTGGCAGCTTAGTCTCTAAGCTTCGAGTTCACAGTGGTAGTGGGTGGGACTTCAGGGGTAAAGGCTGTGCTCAGGCACCGACAGGCTTCCTGACACCTGGGTGCGGGTAGGAGAGACCGGGATTCTCCAGATACAATAAAGCCTTGGCCGTGGGCTGCCCGGTGCTTCAGGCAGCTAAGAAGTAGGGCCATCTAAAAATAAAGCAGCTGAGGTTTGTAATCTTCCATGAAGTGTCTGGTTCATGGGGACACACTTCACAGACATAGTCTAGGTTACTGATGTCACCCCAGGTCAGGTTGGGACAGGGAACTGAGAAGGGTGAAAACCAAGCTTCCCAGGTAAGGGagatcttagtcagggtttctattcctgcacaaacatcatgaccaagaagcaagctggggaggaaagggtttattgagcttacacttccacactgctgttcatcaccaaaggaagtcaggactggaactcaagcaggtcagaatacaggagctgatgcagaggtcatgaagagatgttccttactggcttgcttcccctggcttgctcagcctactctcttatagaacccaagagcaccagcccaaaggtggtaccacccacaaggggcccttcccacttgatcactaattgagaaaatgccccacagctggatctcatggaggcacttccccaactaaagctcctttctctgtaataactccagcctgtgtcaagttgacacacagaaccagccagtacagatgctTTAATACACAGGTGGGACACCTCAGTGCACAAGT
The Apodemus sylvaticus chromosome 9, mApoSyl1.1, whole genome shotgun sequence DNA segment above includes these coding regions:
- the Klhl30 gene encoding kelch-like protein 30, producing the protein MVRNVDDLDFHLPSHAQDMLEGLQRLRSLPKLADVTLLVGDQELPCHRSLLALNSPYFHAMFAGDFAESFSARVELQDVEPAAVGQLVDFVYTGRLTVTQTNVEALTRSASRLYFPTVQKVCGRYLQQQLDATNCLGICEFGEQQGLSGVAAKAWAFLRENFEAVAQEDEFLQLPRDRLATCLASDLLQVQPEQSRLEALLRWVRHDPQDRAAHLPELLSLVHLDAVPRPCVQQLLATEPLIQESEACQEALSQGHSAALPGLPQKMQEVLVVVGGRALEEEEEGEEPSPHTGNFAFYNTKARQWMALPDFPDYHKWGFSLAALNSDVYVTGGSRGTKTDTWSTTQAWCFPLKEALWKPVAPMLKARTNHASTALNGEIYAIGGTALDAVEVERYDPYTNSWAPVRPAPKYVSNFSAASCQGRLYLVGSSACKYNMLALQCYSPVTDAWSVIASPFLPKYLSSPRCAALNGALYLIGDNTKKVYVYDPGANLWQKVQSQHSLHENGALVPLGDLLYVTGGRWQGMEGDYHVEMEAYDTVRDAWARHGSLPRLWLYHGASTIFLDISKWTQPFSPTAPQEH